In Carassius carassius chromosome 14, fCarCar2.1, whole genome shotgun sequence, the genomic stretch tcaggttaggttcatagtgtaagttaccatggtaactgactctgagtgtaagttacctctctttcaggaacgggcttgacttaccctgccttctcaggtttgacaaacctcccattctgaaacataaaacctagagtttccctcatttcagggttaacatactcagttttcacttaacctcctttgtgaaacaggccccagatgaggagatggagacagaggaagaaaaagaaggaaatgtagaggcacaagtgacagaaagggagcagggaacagcaagccaggagacagaggctggtgagaaagtggaaaatgtagaggcacaagcgttttctatagtttttactataacagctgttcttaattattctgtagaaacagagaagaaaaagccatcaggttgggacaactaaagacatttcagtttctgatcccagagctattattaggtggaaagaaaatatttttttaacttttaaacttaaaaacaactttttaaaattgtcttttctattttttctttttcaaaactgcatcagataatttgctgccgtatcaatacataatcatccatatctatacgcgaatcagcaaggaatgcatcacaatatattgctgtattgatattttgaacagtgccatttaaagccttgttccatgtgccccttttatacagtcgtggccaaaagttttgagaattacataaatattagttttcaaaaagtttgctgctaaactgcttttagatctttgtttcagttgtttctgtgatgtactgaaatataattacaagcacttcatatgtttcaaaggcttttatcgacaattacatgacatttatgcaaagagtcagtatttgcagtgttggcccttctttttcaggacctctgcaattcgactgggcatgctctcaatcaacttctgggccaaatcctgactgatagcaacccattctttcataatcacttcttggagtttgtcagaattagtgggtttttgtttgtccacctgtctcttgaggattgaccacaagttctcaatgggattaagatctggagagtttccaggccatggacccaaaatttcaacattctggtccccgagccacttagttatcacttttgccttatggcacggtgctccatcgtgctggaaaatgcattgttcttcaccaaactgttgttggattgttggaagaagctgctgttggagggtgtcttggtaccattctttattcatggctgtgtttttgggcagaattgtgagtgagcccactcccttggatgagaagcaaccccacacatgaatggtgtcaggatgctttactgttggcatgacacaggactgatggtagcgctcaccttttcttctccggacaagcctttttccagatgccccaaacaatcggaaaggggcttcatctgagaatatgactttgccccagtcctcagcagtccattcactatactttatgcagaagatcaatctgtccctgatgtttttttggaaagaagtggcttctttgctgcccttcttgacaccaggccatcttccagaagtcttggcctcactgtgcgtgcagatgcgctcacacctgcctgctgccattcctgagcaagctctgcactggtggcactccgatcccgcagctgaatcctctttaggagacgatcctggcgcttgctggactttcttggacgccctgaagccttctttacaagaattgaacctctttccttgaagttcttgatgatcctataaattgttgatttaggtgcaatcttagtagccacaatatccttgcctgtgaagccatttttatgcaatgcaatgatggctgcacgcgtttctttgcaggtcaccatggttaacaatagaagaacaatgatttcaagcatcaccctccttttaacatgtcaagtctgtcaTTCTAACACAATCAGCCTGAcacaatgatctccagccttgtgctcgtcaacattctcacctgagttaacaagacgattactgaaatgatctcagcaggtcctttaatgacagcaatgaagtgcagtggaaagattttttttgggattaagttaattttcatggcaaagaaggactatacaattcatctgatcactcttcataacattctggagtatacgcaaattgctattataaaaacttaagcagcaacttttccaatttccaatatttatgtagttctcaaaacttttggccacgactgtactttgagcacctgcccctccaaaggtctctgcacggccctgggTTGTGGATTTAAAAGAATATTAAGGCATTCTCAAAGACTACGTTTTGTCAAGGTTGATATTTTTTGTTGTCTAAAATGTTGATTTGAAgtgtagttatttattttttattttatttttttgcattgttatTACTACATTCAAACCTGAACACAGAAAGCACTTTGTTACACAAAACATTACAattctataaaaatgtaacacaaaTTAACAGGAATGCTTTATCAGAGCTTAATTCTTCTGAGTCTGATCTGACCTCTTATTTCACTCTTCTGACTCATTTTGGCTATATAGTTATAGCcataccatttcatttgagtatgtataattctgtatgtgtgtgtgagtggatgtaTCCATTTTACAGTCTTGATGTTTTAGACTGTAACCCCTTACTTGCTGtctatttttttctgcattgtagtcgaattatgtgtgtgtgtgtttgtgtgtgtgtgtgtgtgtgtgtgtgtgtgtgtgtgtgtgtgtgtgtgtgtgtgtgtgtggattgtgCACTCTAGATGTTTCTGGGTGGTTTCATTTTTCGAATTCCCATGATCTGTCATTTTTGACCAAAGACCATTAGTGACTATTTTTTACGACCATTTAGCTTTTTCGAATCATggcttcaattattttttttttttcacatgccaagtgccataaaagtcaccaagtttcgtaCCATTCTGGTGAAGCTATGATTTCTAAAAATCCCAAATGTAAAATTCCCCAGTCAGAAATGACGAAGAACGCACATGACTGTATTGTACACACTACAGTAGCCTACTTAAAAGACATGCATCgctgtataattaaatgatgATATGCTGTCCCACTTTAAATGACTATgtaacattttccaaataaaattaataaaataaaattgctaaatGCTGTACCTCGGGTTTCTTACACCAAAAGATGACAAGTTAGAAGAAATTTGAGTTACGAGGAAATTATATCCTTTGTAACACTGAAAGCAACATCAACGCCTTGATAAATGTTTGTAAGGAACTGACTAAACACGAGCTCAAAGAAATTCGGTTAAAACGACGAGACATTACATTaatgtaacattgtttttaaGCTTAAAAACCACTAACTTCAACTCTGTGAAGGTGAAATCTGTGTACTTCGCAGGTCAGTCACTTCTAACGCGTTTAAAAACGAACGTAGCTGTTAGTACATTCAAATCCTTTAATACATGTTGTAAACATCGCACGGTAAATCGAAGCTCGCCTCTCACTCACCTGAGATCCGAGTTTTGACAAAGGCAGGCGCTGGCGGTTATCCTTCACTTTTCACATAAAAGCTATTGCAAAACAAACAGTTGGCAAACGCGCTGCACCGACAGGTTCCACCGCAAGAATAAACTAATCCATTCCCAGTAAATGCTGCTTTTCAGAGCAGAGCTTCTGGTATTCACCTTGAAACGTCATGGATAGGTGCATTGGGGCGCGCTGCAACAGGAACTAGCTTCAGATTTTAGTTTCAGATTCTGTACAGGTCAGTTCTAAACAGAGGGATCACTGTAGGCTATTCACTGACATGTACTTGTAAGAGttagtgtttttttaatatgATTAAACTTCACTTTCAGTTTCCCAAAAATACAATTGTGTCTaccactgagaaaaaaaagtggttATGCAAAGCATTATATGTTCCCTTTATGAGCACAGCATAGTCACAAAAAGTCCTGTATCGGTTTTTACAAATGGTTAGTAGGCTTGTATAAAAACCTAAAGgatttgatgtattattattgaaaaactattttattatgtatACTACTTAAGTgacatctattttttatttttttattatttttttattttttagattaacAGTGCATGGGGACTATGTTAATGGTACTACTTTCTGTGAATTTGTAACAAAAAGGATGTGTACACATTGATGTTAGATTTTGTCAGGCATAACTGAGAGGGAACAGGAATACTGCAGCAATGGTACGTTTATTAAACCAATGGCAAGATCAACACAAGCCAGGTGAGTAATGACTATGAAAAATTGTGGATGTAACAAATAGAATAATAATTTGACTCTCATCCATTGCAGGTGCAGAGTagagctcacacacacagacacacacacacacagagggaggaTCATTGGGAGAAGACACGGAGACAAGGAGATTACTTGGAATTGATATCAATCGTCTGTAGACGGGCCTGGCGaaaactctgtgtgtgtgattgtgtgtgtgtgtgtgtgtgtgtggattctgGGAAGGGCAGTTTGAGACAGAATAATTGATGTCTTTTGGCTGCTTATATTTGTTTGGTCAGGGGCCTCTAAAGTAGAGAAAATGAAGTTGTTCTTGTTATTATTGTCCACTAATCAAATAACGTATTCTTCCATTGATAAAAGCCTCACAATGGTTTGCACAAAAGCCATATACGTGTGCCTTTACAAGTATACTGtagatgaaagtgaaagtaatGTTCCTAGCTTATATATACAGCTGCACTGCGAGGACGGGAGATTCCCTGAAAAGGTTTCAGGTAAGAGCTACACATTATCACTTAACATGCTGTGTTCTTTAAATCCATTAATTCCAGGTGCAGAAAATATAGAAAAGCGAATCATGTTTTAGACGTGACACTAAAGTCATTTAATTTGTCAGCGAGACAGAGAGTCAATGTAAAAAGAATGACAACCCTTTATATTAAGTTTCACTTATGgttttaatatatactgtatattattatcaAAATTATTTCTTGTCTCTGTACTGTGCTACTATAACTGTCATTTATTTTAAGGTTTAGTGTTTTGCCGGTGAGTTAGAAACAAGGAAGAGCCGATGTTTGTTTTTAGTGTCGTGGCTGTGCTAAAGGTTACTGTAGGCTGAAAGGTCTTCTTGTTTTTTTAGTAAATAATTAACTAACCAGTATAAAATCACAATTTGCCTGATAAAAATCAGTGAAGGAGAGTCAGTGATAAGTGTCATTAAATAAAGCACtgtattaaaatatgattttggCTGATGTTTTACTTTCATAATATGTTCTGTTTTCCTATCTCATGTAATGTACAGAATCATTCAGTAGCAGTTTGGATTAACAATGGAAAAATCTCCCACTTCTAATGGTAAATATATCATTGTCAAAGAAATTTAAATGACTAGTTTTGCATAAACAGAATAGAGTAAAATATGTTTCCAACCGGCTAagttattattgtaatatgtgTATAAGAGCTGTGCAAGTGTACACTACAATAAGAAAACTAATTTATTTAcacaatacagtacaatacaacaTGCAAAATAATGTAAACTATGCAATATATGGTACAATACAAAGCTGTATAAAACACAATGCTCAGTTTGATAGATGTGCTGCAGTGACATGTGGATGCATCATTATAGTCTTTATAAAAGACTTTTGGGACAGTGAAGTGTTAATGTTGTTTGGAGAAGGAAAAACTACATGATTTTGaggtttaaaatgtataatttgttttaatattttctgttttcacagtGAAGAACATCTTTCGCAGATTTTCTATATTTAGAAAAAGCGATGGGCACATTAAAAAGAAACCATCTAGGCGGTCAATAGAAACATTTTCATCAGAGGATAAAGACAAGGAAGTTACCCCACATAAGTTTGAATTTAAGACCACAGAGATTCCTCTAAAGCCATGTTCAGGTAAATCTCTAGTTAAAGATAGCACATTTAATGCATAGGCGACTGCTCTCTCATATAATCAGACAACACTCTCTCTCATTCCTGCTTTGTTTTCTCAATAGTTTTGCAGATCAAAACATATATAGAAACAGACATGCTGAAGGAGGCATATCTGAATCTGCTTTCACTGCGTCTGGAGCTCAAGTTAGAAAAGAGTGCTCTGGTTAATAAAGAGAAAGACATCAATCTGTTGTATGATGCACTAAGGCACAAAATGTTTGCCATTGTACACAAATCCAGTGATGTTAACTCACTCAATAAAGAGCAGCTGGTGTATGTGGCCACCATTATCCTGGAGgaagagaagagagagggagagccgGGAGCGATGCAGGGATGGAGGGAAGCATGGAGGGATGCGGTACTAAACGGGGTTCGAGATTCACTGAAGAAAGTTCCTCTGGACAGCCGCGAGCAGAACGCTTCCTGGTTGGCAGTGCATCTTGGGCTTCTGGGTAAAGCTGTGGTAGAGGACTTGGAGAGAGTGAAGACTGAGCTTCTGAGCTCATATCCAGCGGAGTTAAATGTGTTTGAAACCTATGTGTCCTGCCACCATAAGGCTGTAGGAGAGCATCTAAAGAGACTTCTGGAAAAGGTGACAGAGCTGAAAGATTACTCCGCTCTTCTAGATTTCATTATTCATCGCTACCCCAGGTGAGGTTTTAAGAACAAAACACATAAATATCTGAACGATCCATCATTGTTTACATCAAGTTTCAATTCATTTGTATCTCTTTTGTGTTACGCAGTGATCTGCAAGCCCATAAGAAAGATCTTATAATGGAAGAGGATCTGAACAAAATAAAAACCTCTTACTGTCATTGCCATAAGGTGAGCTATTGCAAGGAAAGCGAGTTTAGCGGATTCTGTATTAATACAAAACTTTTTAGAACTtgtttacatcggtttgtttttACTGTGATTCCATATTTAATATCAGGAGGAATTTAAACTTAAACTGGAGAATTTCAGCACACTTGAAACAGAAGTGTGGAAAAAGAAGAAATCTCCTAAAAGAACAGAAGATGGATTTCTTACGTCAAAAATACACATGGACATTTGTGAGGTCAGGACTTAAATCTTATCAGTTTAAAAAACtgtattaattattttagattttataattaaaattaatttaattttcaagcATTATGAATTCCTTGTTGAGTTCATGTATGATGTTTATCCATATAATTTGCCATATATAATTGCTTCTATTGATTTCTTTTGTTAGTTGATAGCGCGTTATGCTGGGAATCTTGAGAAGATCGATGAAAATCTGGGGAAATCAGTTGTAAGCTCCTGTTTAGATGAGCTAAATCAATTTTATCCAAGGTTTGTGTCAGAATATTATTATAGATTAACAGTCGATCACTTCTGCATCTTTCCTTCTCTGATAGTTTCCCTCTGTTTTAGATTTGAAAAAGAGTTTTCACAGCACACTGTCTCTCTGTTGACCTCTGACCTGTTGGACTGCTGTCTTTGGGTAGAATATCACATCACCtacatcaacagtttcagttcaCTCAAGTAAGTCCACTATGAGAAGAATGCTACCCTTGAGAAAAAGGAGTACACTTTGGCATACTTAGtttggaaataatatactttaaaataatataggtcccactttatattaggatGTCTTAACTACgtacttaaatgtaatttaatcattttatacaatgcattattttgtacatacatgtttttacattgtacttatatttaaaaaaaacatcatcatcatctgtaatgaattttgaactttattttacagtacgtgtacttacagtTTACCTAGTAACTAAATGGGGTAGGGGTAGGTTCCGGGGTAGTACCCAGTTATtacctagttattgtaattactataacaaatacatacatgtgtacatgaggaacaggactgtaaaataaagtgctaccaaaatgAACTTCTTTAATTACATTTAGAATTACACTGTTGACCAATCCCTTACACCTACCCATAcctccaaacctgtccctaaccttacccgtatCCCACCTCATTAGCAGCAAAAGAGCTTTGCAATACAATATAGACACAATAAATACACTGTacttattttttgatgtaagtacattgtagttaaggccacctaacaTAAAGTGAGGCCAGGATATACTGTACgtacttaagtgtgaactgaatctAATATTTTCAGActcttaaatgcatgttatttagatttgaatgaaaatgtatcataGTTTAAATTGATATGACATGCAGCTACATTAGTTGTAGAACTCAAGAGCTTTTTGAAGTACATCTTTAGGTTTAATTTCATGATCACTTCTGCTGTCTTTGAAATGTGCTGTATGTTTAATCTCAGTCTTCAGAGTCCCTGTGTGTGttatgtcatgtcatgacatgtcATTGCTGTTGTTACAGAGAGAATTTGCAGTGCTATAAAGAGAGCTGTTCAGCTCAGGTGGAGAAGCTGGAAAAAGAAGTGGATGGACTGACTCTGAGACTCAGACAGACCCTGAGGGATCATTTTAAATCTGAGGTCAAGGTGGGCCTAAACTGCAGATATATAACATGTACTCAATTAACTTATTGTCTTAAAGGCTTAATTCTCTTCAAATTAAAACTTGCTGACAATGTACTTAGACTCTGGCTATCCAAAATgttgaagagtttgtttcttcatcagaacagattaggAGAAATTCAGCAATAGATCACTTGCTCACCTCTGCTGTGAATGGGGGAATTTTttagatcattttattttttagataaacTCTTCCTTAAAGTTTCTCCTAATCTGAAATTCTGAAATAACTAGTCAAGAGCAttataattttgaaattataaCTTACTATAGTGTCATTTCTTCCCTAAAGCCTTACATGGATGGCATGATGACAAAAAAATGGCTGAAAACAGATGAAGATTTTAAAGAAGTGATTTCTAGAGTAGAGAATTATTCTGGTCTCTGTAAATCCATGAGAGCTCCATCAGCCCAAGTGAGTCTCCTATCATCTGCTCAGAGATGCTTTTAATAACAGCTGCAGAGAGCCACTTTAAACACAGTGTCTATGTTTACAGATTTTCGTGAATGATTTACACTATTATGTAGCCAAAGAATATGTCTCTCAGctgatgaagaaaaaatattcatgcaaaaaaaacaaaaacgaagaTGCTGCCATAAAATTGAAAGAACAGTGGAATGAACTCAGGAAACTATTTGTGGAAATGGTAAGATAGAGTCCAGTGTCAAACAGTGTGAAatatacaaatgtttttattttattttaatgttttttttttctcaagatagATGCACTGAAAATATTCTTCTGTTATTAGGGATCATCCTTAAAATGGCTTTATCCATTGGGAAATTACCTTAGTGACATTATTGGAATGGAAATtgagaaaaatataaaagatcTGTTACATCCACTGGTTAGTAATTACCCAGACATCAGGTAAGTGTTATAATAACtttgaatatattattattttaaaacaatacatTGTCTTGTTCACTTTACTAATACATGTAGTATAGCTATCATGGATTTCACTTTTCATGTCTAGCAAGAAGCAGTTGTCAGCTGTTCTGTCCTTCAGAGACAATGGTTTTAGCTTGGAGAAGCACAATGTTATTAATCACTTTACTGCGCTTAAACGGGATGCTGGGAACACAAATCATGAGCACTCCTTCTTCACTGACATAGAGGTACTTTCCGCAATACATTGCACAAACTTTTTACATAATGAGTCAAAATAAcatgtttaatttaaatacatttataaaataaactaatcaattgaaatacatttaaataaagtgaCATGACTCTGATTCTGATCTTACCACTACTACCTTACTTATGCATACTTTATAAACGTTAAGTATTTTTAAGTACATAAGTTGACATGTATACTCATTGAGTATCACACCTTTGTCTTTACAGTGAGTTTTCGTTTGGTCAATCTAATGCTTCGGGAACAATCAGGAACTAtcatgggggaaaaaataattactccataatttataaataaaatgtgtactGTACATTTTCTTGTTGGAATATACAAGCATTATTAGTGTGTTTGGTGCATGATtacttaaatgtgctttatatggACTGGTAAAAATGATCTGAAAAGGCATACAAACATGTTGGCTGTGTTTGGAGTTTAGTGATGTCCATTGTGATATTGTGCTCAAAGGAAAGAGGAATACAGCTTGTCTGCAACCTGCCAATAGAGGGAGACATTAAACTATAGACGCGATATTTGCATTTATTCCAAATTGCCTTGTTTATCTACTGTGATATCAATCATGTAAATatgatatataaaacaaaatgttggATAAAACCGAGTGTGTGCTGTGCAACATTAACTCCAGATGGACCAAGCTCTTGCAGCAAAACGGTTTGGTAATTATCCTGTCCTtccctcttcttcttttttttatgcaaattataaacctttttttttttttttagcctaaaCCTAATATACTTTCTGATTTTAtcagtgagagaaaaaaaaactcgaAGCTAAAAACAATTTTTACCTGTAACTACAGTGTGTTATTGAACAGATATTTCCTTTCATATGGCATTTGTACTGTCCAGTTTTTGGGATATTTCTAGAGATTCGGATGTGAAATGCCACATTTGTTTACATATAGATGTTTGATTTTGTCTTAATAACCTACTATCTGTAATCTCTTGAAGGATTAGCATAAATATTTGTGaatgacaattaaaaatgtttatacctTTCTATATGCAAATAGAGTGTATTTGTTTGTCTGCGTGAGAGAATGTCTTATTTCAGGACAGGCTATCTTGTGTCCAGATATCCTGAGGATTACAATCTTATATCCACAGTCTCTAGAATTAGATGTCATGAAATGGGTAGGAGGGGTTTTTAAAGATATTTGTAGTTCGGAGATTGAATGCCATAGGTCTCTGGCTTGCCCACAAGTCCTCTttagttaaaaatgacactttgcTCACTTCCTCTCACCTCCACATAAGCATCTCTATCGCTTTTGCTTCCTACAAATCCATAATCCCATTTTTTCTTCAACTTGCCCTACTTAACACAATCACAGGTCTGAATATTTCCTCCTCTCCTGTCTCTCAAGAGGATGCAGCTTATTCAAATATCTTCTAGCTGATTTGTATACAGTGACAGGGAGGCAGCCGATGACTTCCTGGGAGTCATGTGATTGTGAAAATGTGTGAGACTcaagcgtgtgtttgtgtgtgtgtgtgtgtgtgtgtgaaaatgcaTGTCATTGCCTCTTTCTCTGGTGCTCAGTAAGTATTATATTTAGCTCATCATAGCATTCCTGATGTCAGATGCGTTCcagcgctctctctgtctctcaccctGCCTTACCTTATCATGCAGAGCAGAAGTCACCCTGAGATAcagcacacacatgcatgtaatcAACACATCAGTCGTGACAAATGATATCAGGTTTATTGAAAGCCTCATGAGGGTTACTAGACCCAGTTTATATCACTTTTTCACCAGAGGGCTAATGAGGCTAACATCAGTTGCAGGCTTTAACACTGACATTGTGCTGATGGAAAAAACACAATTTGAAAGAGATACATGCAAACTTAAAGCCAGAGATATATTTGGACATAGATCTTTCCTTCTCTTAGTCACGTTTTATAcacatttctaaaatatttgtGCTCCATACGGAGGTTCTGT encodes the following:
- the si:dkey-45k15.1 gene encoding exocyst complex component 3-like protein 4, encoding MEKSPTSNVKNIFRRFSIFRKSDGHIKKKPSRRSIETFSSEDKDKEVTPHKFEFKTTEIPLKPCSVLQIKTYIETDMLKEAYLNLLSLRLELKLEKSALVNKEKDINLLYDALRHKMFAIVHKSSDVNSLNKEQLVYVATIILEEEKREGEPGAMQGWREAWRDAVLNGVRDSLKKVPLDSREQNASWLAVHLGLLGKAVVEDLERVKTELLSSYPAELNVFETYVSCHHKAVGEHLKRLLEKVTELKDYSALLDFIIHRYPSDLQAHKKDLIMEEDLNKIKTSYCHCHKEEFKLKLENFSTLETEVWKKKKSPKRTEDGFLTSKIHMDICELIARYAGNLEKIDENLGKSVVSSCLDELNQFYPRFEKEFSQHTVSLLTSDLLDCCLWVEYHITYINSFSSLKENLQCYKESCSAQVEKLEKEVDGLTLRLRQTLRDHFKSEVKPYMDGMMTKKWLKTDEDFKEVISRVENYSGLCKSMRAPSAQIFVNDLHYYVAKEYVSQLMKKKYSCKKNKNEDAAIKLKEQWNELRKLFVEMGSSLKWLYPLGNYLSDIIGMEIEKNIKDLLHPLVSNYPDISKKQLSAVLSFRDNGFSLEKHNVINHFTALKRDAGNTNHEHSFFTDIE